The nucleotide window ATAATAGTGAGAAACTATATGGATGGAATAAGGAACCTTTCCTTGATTTATATCAAACTTCTGTTTCAGAGGAAGATGGCGAATTAAAATTCGGTGAAATCGATTTTATCAACGCTACAAAAATCAACACCAAATATCATGAAGCAACAGTAACTGTGTCCAACGATGGTAAAACCATGTATTTTACTAGAGACAACATGACCGGTAAAAATAGATTGGGATATGATAGAAAGGGAACCTCGCATCTAAAAATATATAGTGCCACTCTAAAAGACACTATGTGGACTGATATTAAGGACCTTCCTTTCAATAGCGAGAAATTTTCAAATGGCCATCCAGCATTAAGTCCAGACAACAAAACACTTTACTTTGTCTCAGACAGGGAAGGTGGTATTGGAGGTACAGATATTTATTCTGTTGCCATCAATGAGGATGGCACCTATGGTGAACCAATGAATCTTGGTGATAAAGTAAATACTGAGGGTAGAGAGATGTTCCCTTTTATTGACAAAGACAGTACTCTTTACTTTTCATCAGATGGACACTTAAATCTTGGTTTGTTAGACATTTTTAAATCTAATATTCTAAAAGGTGAAGACGGAGAACCGGAAAATATGGGAGCTCCTTATAATAGTGGATATGATGATTTCGCATATATAATTACTGGAGAAGGAAGGGGTTATCTGTCTTCTAATAGACCAGGAGGTAGAGGAAATGATGATATTTACAGTTTCACAGCTTATGAATGTCAGCAACTTGTTAAAGGTGTTACTAGAGATAAGAGAACAAATGAAATACTTCCAGGAGTTACAGTTAAGCTTATCGATGAAACAGGTAAGATTGTAGCTGAAACAACATCCAATCAGAATGGAGAATATGAGTTAGAAGTAGATTGTAATAAGAAATATACGATTCTTGGAAGCAAAGAAGATTATAAGGACGATATGAAAGAATTAACTACAGATGATGATTCTGAAAAAGTTCATGAAATTGATCTTTACCTAGAGCCATTAATCATAGAAGACCAAATTGTAATCAATCCTATTTTCTTTGATTTCGACAAATGGAATATTAGAACAGATGCAGAATACGAACTGGAAAATATTGTGGATGTAATGAGAGCACATCCAACCATGAAAATCAAAATTGAATCTCATACCGATAGTAGAGGTAGCGACCGTTATAACATGAAGTTATCTGATCGTCGCGCCAAATCAACCATGGATTATATCCTATCTCGTGGAATTGAGCAAGATAGAATTATCAGTGCCATCGGTTATGGAGAAACTCAATTGTTGAATGGTTGTTCTAATGGAGTAAAATGTTCAAAAGAAGAACACCAACTTAATAGACGTTCCTACTTTATAATAGTAGAAAAATAATTTGCTCAACTCAATAAACTTAGATTGAAGAAGCAGGCCATTTAGGCCTGCTTTTTTTAGTTGTAAGTCTAATGATATCGAATATTCAAAAAGCTTTTAAAATGACTTAAAATGCTTCCTTTAAGGGGGTTTAAATAATTAATCTTAATGAAATCTAAGTAACTCTAATTAGATAATACAGAATTAGGTAAGATTGTCAATATTTAAAAGTGATTAAGCTCGAACCTTCTTTATATCCTCCTTATAATTGTTTTTTTCAAGGAGATGAAGGAATGCTCATCAATAGGAAATGGAAGTTTGCATACCACTTAATGGGTAGAATTTTATTTCCTAAGGAGTTAATACAATCTAATTTGTAGATATACTAAATTTTTCAATACTGAACGCATAATTATTGATAAGATTGAATTTTAAATAATAAAATAGAGATTAATAAGATTTAAAAAACGTTTTACCATTTAATTACCAAGTCGTCAATCTGTAAAAAGATGAAAGGGAAAGGTTTATAAACAAGAAAAGCCGCTCTGACCAGCGGCTTCACTCCAAAAAATAACTATTAATCAACTATATTCAGGCTATTATGAATATATCTTTTATTCTCGTTTTATGAAGATGTTGGTATAATACCATTTACCATCTTCGTTTTGTTCTGCTGAAATATCGAAATCTGTAAAATCACCTTCAATATTTACCCGGTGACCATCACTATTAATCCAAGCATTTACCACTGCCTGTGCCGTACTGTAGGCGTAGGCAACATTTTCAGAAACAGAGGTGGCCTTGGCATAATTAACTAAACTATTTTTGCGCTGGAAGAAATTATGATGCGAAACTTCATTTTTCTCAACCATGTAATCGGTATGGGTAAAAGCAACCGATTTAATTACATCTAAATTCTTTAAAGGAGAAAGATCTTTTGAGATTCTATACTCATTTATAAGTTCTAAAATTTCAACCTCAATTACCTTTGGGGGCGGAGGGGCTGGTAGGGTAAGTGCGTTAAGATCATCTTGGGGCAGATCTTCCGTTGAACATGAAAAGGTGGTCAACATTACGCAAAATACCAAAGCTAGAAGGCATTTAGCTGATTTCATAGTAGGTTAATTTCGATTTGGTGTAGTAAAATTAAAATCCTACGTCAGTCTGAATGTTAATAAAATGTTAAAATCGATGAAAAACATGTATTTTGTCGGTTTAATTTGTAGAACATCGATGAAATACACAATTATTTCACAAAAATGAGCGTATCATCGGAAAAATTTTACCGTTAAACGTCCAAGGAAGGACTTATGGGGCAAGTCGCTCTATAATC belongs to Aegicerativicinus sediminis and includes:
- a CDS encoding CAP domain-containing protein: MKSAKCLLALVFCVMLTTFSCSTEDLPQDDLNALTLPAPPPPKVIEVEILELINEYRISKDLSPLKNLDVIKSVAFTHTDYMVEKNEVSHHNFFQRKNSLVNYAKATSVSENVAYAYSTAQAVVNAWINSDGHRVNIEGDFTDFDISAEQNEDGKWYYTNIFIKRE
- a CDS encoding OmpA family protein — its product is MRTKLFILLFALGSTAMIAQTKLADKFFKNYGYIKASELYEEAVKKGDSSLHVLTRLGDCYYNNSESQQAVKWYGAAANKHKDIGPEYMFKYIQSLKSIGQYAEADEWTRKYMEMQSDDDRLEDYQASNLDKYEDLKEPDNMIVKLLNLPFNTANSDFGAYHLNDKLIFASAKPDNSEKLYGWNKEPFLDLYQTSVSEEDGELKFGEIDFINATKINTKYHEATVTVSNDGKTMYFTRDNMTGKNRLGYDRKGTSHLKIYSATLKDTMWTDIKDLPFNSEKFSNGHPALSPDNKTLYFVSDREGGIGGTDIYSVAINEDGTYGEPMNLGDKVNTEGREMFPFIDKDSTLYFSSDGHLNLGLLDIFKSNILKGEDGEPENMGAPYNSGYDDFAYIITGEGRGYLSSNRPGGRGNDDIYSFTAYECQQLVKGVTRDKRTNEILPGVTVKLIDETGKIVAETTSNQNGEYELEVDCNKKYTILGSKEDYKDDMKELTTDDDSEKVHEIDLYLEPLIIEDQIVINPIFFDFDKWNIRTDAEYELENIVDVMRAHPTMKIKIESHTDSRGSDRYNMKLSDRRAKSTMDYILSRGIEQDRIISAIGYGETQLLNGCSNGVKCSKEEHQLNRRSYFIIVEK